A part of Candidatus Hydrogenedentota bacterium genomic DNA contains:
- a CDS encoding PmoA family protein: protein MKFVIVGLLGALAALPSGAGFAQTLQATADGSQVVVDVDGHLFACYKFAADQKYPYFYPLNGPASRTSVTTETSDPYPHHHSLFFGCDRVLGAGYWGNYWQESNETGQILSQGPKIEAASGESVMFTDECLWKQPDREPILRDTRRIIITAPRTDLRLIDFEITLTPLSDVQIQQSNHSLFAGRMAPALSVASGGTLINAEGLRNESGTFGAASPWCAYYGTRDGITEGMTIFQHPENRWYPCKWFTRDYGFFSPAPMYWLEGGKLDLPKGEPLTLRYRVAVYAGTPEGAGIAQLFEEYRAAAAEK, encoded by the coding sequence ATGAAGTTCGTTATTGTGGGGCTCTTGGGCGCTCTTGCAGCGTTACCTTCCGGCGCTGGTTTCGCGCAGACACTTCAGGCGACGGCCGACGGCAGCCAGGTCGTCGTGGATGTGGACGGACACCTCTTCGCGTGCTACAAGTTCGCGGCGGACCAGAAGTATCCGTATTTCTACCCCTTAAACGGCCCGGCGTCGCGGACTTCCGTGACAACCGAAACGTCGGACCCGTATCCGCATCATCATTCTCTGTTCTTCGGCTGCGACAGGGTCCTTGGGGCCGGTTACTGGGGCAATTACTGGCAGGAATCGAACGAAACGGGGCAAATCCTGTCCCAAGGCCCGAAGATTGAAGCGGCGTCTGGCGAAAGCGTCATGTTCACGGATGAATGTCTCTGGAAACAGCCGGACAGGGAGCCGATCCTGCGCGACACGCGGCGAATTATCATTACCGCGCCCCGGACGGACCTGCGCCTGATCGACTTCGAGATTACGCTGACGCCCTTGTCGGACGTGCAAATCCAGCAATCGAATCACTCGCTGTTCGCGGGACGCATGGCGCCCGCGCTGAGCGTTGCGTCTGGCGGCACGCTCATAAATGCGGAAGGGCTGCGCAACGAGTCAGGCACGTTCGGCGCGGCGTCGCCATGGTGCGCGTATTACGGAACGCGGGACGGAATCACGGAAGGCATGACGATCTTTCAGCACCCGGAAAACCGCTGGTATCCGTGCAAATGGTTCACCCGTGACTATGGTTTTTTCTCGCCCGCGCCGATGTACTGGCTTGAGGGCGGGAAGCTCGATTTGCCCAAAGGGGAGCCATTGACGCTGCGCTATCGCGTCGCCGTTTATGCCGGCACGCCGGAAGGGGCGGGCATCGCGCAGTTGTTCGAGGAGTATCGCGCGGCGGCTGCGGAGAAGTAG
- a CDS encoding HAMP domain-containing protein: MRYPARLRSFRIRIALLSTLLSASVLLAFGLWAWTVAQRASLFRVDQSIRELGERHLTARLPPDYWDFARESLEFVLGDLRDNPFILLVRGRDGEELYRSDNWPPELAAQTFPTPVEAGFLENPDGWGPRVPGRERLRRPQAPGRPGPGGLPPPPEFQPNAPGRPPGPPPPPASPRPMPMQTRQFFTFRQGGHEWRVGVMSNPEVTLALGLNLAPQAAEMARLGRLFLLAAPAGLLLIALGGWWLAQRALRPVRALTGTAAAITAKGLDQRIPLTEEDAEFDRLIRVFNTMLDRLEKSFQQAVRFSADAAHELKTPLTILQGELAQAIQSAIPDSEQQQTLSRLLDEVQRLKAITRKLLLLSLADSGQLKPQMAPVDLSEMIEAACEDMRILAPGLEVDASIEPELCVNADRDLLQQVIHNLTGNAVKYNVPGGVVRMQLRRAGDTVSFTIANSGPGIPAGERERVFERFYRADRARNRSVDGLGLGLSLAREIMRAHHGELSLNETREEWTAFAVQLPAFASPSSLPGR, encoded by the coding sequence ATGCGTTATCCCGCCCGTCTGCGTTCGTTCCGGATACGCATTGCCCTCCTATCCACGCTCCTGTCGGCAAGTGTCCTGCTGGCTTTCGGACTATGGGCGTGGACTGTGGCGCAGCGGGCGAGCCTGTTCCGGGTTGACCAGAGTATTCGTGAACTCGGCGAACGTCATCTGACTGCGCGGCTTCCGCCGGACTACTGGGACTTCGCCCGGGAATCTCTTGAATTCGTGCTCGGCGATTTGCGCGATAACCCTTTTATCCTGCTTGTGAGGGGGCGCGACGGCGAAGAGTTGTACCGGTCGGACAACTGGCCGCCGGAATTAGCGGCGCAGACGTTTCCCACGCCCGTGGAAGCCGGATTCCTGGAAAACCCGGACGGCTGGGGGCCGCGCGTGCCTGGCCGCGAAAGATTGCGCAGGCCACAGGCGCCGGGCAGGCCCGGGCCGGGCGGACTGCCACCGCCTCCGGAGTTTCAGCCGAATGCGCCGGGGAGGCCGCCGGGCCCGCCGCCTCCGCCTGCGTCTCCGCGCCCCATGCCCATGCAGACGCGGCAATTCTTCACGTTCCGGCAGGGTGGCCATGAATGGCGTGTCGGGGTGATGAGCAACCCGGAAGTAACGCTCGCGCTTGGGTTGAATCTCGCGCCTCAGGCCGCTGAGATGGCGCGGCTGGGCAGGCTGTTCCTGCTCGCCGCGCCGGCCGGGCTGTTGCTTATCGCTCTCGGAGGATGGTGGCTTGCGCAGCGTGCGTTGCGGCCAGTTCGGGCGCTCACGGGAACCGCCGCCGCGATCACCGCGAAGGGGCTCGACCAACGTATCCCTCTTACTGAGGAAGACGCCGAGTTCGACAGGCTCATTCGCGTCTTCAACACCATGCTCGACCGGCTCGAGAAGAGTTTTCAACAGGCGGTGCGGTTCAGCGCGGACGCGGCCCATGAACTGAAGACGCCGCTGACGATCCTCCAGGGCGAACTTGCGCAAGCCATTCAGTCCGCCATTCCCGACTCGGAGCAACAACAGACGCTCAGCCGCCTGCTCGACGAAGTGCAGCGTCTCAAGGCAATCACCCGAAAGCTCTTGCTGCTTTCGCTGGCCGACTCGGGCCAGCTCAAGCCGCAGATGGCGCCGGTGGACCTCAGCGAGATGATCGAGGCCGCGTGCGAGGATATGCGGATCCTCGCGCCCGGATTGGAGGTCGACGCGTCCATCGAACCAGAGCTCTGTGTGAACGCGGACCGCGACCTCTTGCAGCAGGTCATTCACAACCTGACCGGCAACGCGGTGAAGTACAACGTGCCCGGCGGCGTCGTGCGGATGCAACTGCGCAGGGCCGGGGACACCGTCTCTTTCACGATTGCGAATAGCGGTCCCGGCATACCCGCGGGCGAGCGCGAGCGGGTCTTCGAGCGGTTCTATCGCGCCGACCGCGCCCGCAACCGCAGTGTGGACGGCCTGGGGCTCGGGCTGAGCCTCGCACGCGAGATCATGCGCGCACATCACGGGGAATTGTCGCTCAATGAAACGCGCGAGGAGTGGACCGCTTTTGCCGTCCAGCTCCCCGCGTTTGCCTCACCGTCATCTCTGCCCGGCCGCTGA
- the melA gene encoding alpha-galactosidase, which translates to MAKVAFIGAGSLGFTRGLVRDLLTFPLLSDAHIALMDIDEERLDFAYRAVKTIIERGGYPAKVSATLDRKAALKGADAACCTILCGDVGVWRYDIEIPKKYGVDTNVGDTRGPSGVFRALRTIPTMLDICKDLERCCPDAIFLNYTNPMAMLCRAMQRVSKMQISGLCHSVQGTAGMLANWIGAPMDEVTYVCGGINHQAWFIDYRWKGKDAAPLIRKAIETNKKIYNEEQVRNEMFLHLGYYVTESSGHNSEYNWWFRKRPDLIEKHCTHGTGWNPGEYAYILKEYQRREKTWKKEVKDWFDQGAPMPLERGHEYAAYIINARLGGETFEFNGNVPNTGLIPNLPEDACVEAPVLASRRGLNPMYVGPLPPQCAALNNVSIAVEEMAVEAALTGDPALVYYACVYDPLTAAVLSLAEIKKMVREMLKRNQAHLPQFRSIDI; encoded by the coding sequence ATGGCCAAGGTGGCATTCATCGGAGCGGGAAGCCTGGGATTCACGCGCGGACTCGTCCGTGACCTGCTCACCTTTCCGCTGCTGTCGGACGCGCATATAGCCTTGATGGATATCGACGAGGAACGCCTCGATTTCGCCTACCGCGCCGTCAAGACCATCATTGAACGGGGCGGCTATCCCGCGAAAGTCAGTGCCACCCTGGACCGGAAGGCCGCCTTGAAAGGCGCCGACGCCGCCTGTTGCACCATTCTCTGCGGCGACGTGGGGGTATGGCGCTACGACATTGAAATCCCCAAGAAATACGGTGTGGACACTAACGTAGGGGATACGCGCGGCCCCAGCGGCGTGTTTCGGGCTCTGCGCACTATCCCGACGATGCTCGACATCTGCAAGGACCTGGAGCGGTGCTGCCCCGATGCCATCTTCCTGAATTACACCAACCCCATGGCGATGTTGTGCCGCGCCATGCAGCGGGTCTCGAAGATGCAGATTTCCGGTCTGTGCCACAGCGTCCAGGGGACGGCGGGCATGCTCGCGAACTGGATCGGCGCGCCTATGGACGAGGTCACCTATGTGTGCGGCGGCATCAACCACCAAGCCTGGTTTATCGATTACCGCTGGAAGGGCAAGGATGCCGCCCCGTTAATCCGCAAAGCGATAGAAACCAATAAAAAGATATATAACGAGGAGCAGGTCCGCAATGAGATGTTCCTGCATCTCGGCTACTACGTAACCGAATCCAGCGGGCACAACAGCGAGTATAACTGGTGGTTCCGCAAGCGCCCGGACCTTATCGAGAAGCATTGCACGCATGGCACGGGCTGGAACCCCGGCGAATACGCCTATATCCTCAAGGAGTATCAGCGCCGCGAGAAGACGTGGAAAAAAGAAGTGAAGGATTGGTTTGACCAGGGCGCGCCTATGCCGCTGGAGCGGGGCCATGAGTACGCTGCGTACATCATCAACGCGCGGCTGGGCGGTGAGACCTTCGAATTCAACGGCAACGTGCCGAACACGGGGCTCATCCCGAACCTGCCTGAAGACGCGTGCGTCGAGGCGCCCGTATTGGCGAGCAGGCGGGGGCTGAATCCGATGTACGTCGGGCCGCTGCCGCCGCAGTGCGCCGCGCTGAACAATGTCAGCATCGCGGTGGAAGAGATGGCGGTGGAAGCGGCGCTGACAGGCGACCCGGCGCTGGTTTATTACGCCTGCGTCTATGACCCGTTGACCGCCGCGGTGCTCTCGCTTGCCGAGATCAAGAAGATGGTGCGTGAGATGCTGAAGCGGAACCAAGCTCATCTGCCGCAATTCAGGAGCATTGATATCTAG
- a CDS encoding response regulator transcription factor, translating to MKVLVVEDEKRIAGFIRKGLEEHGIMVEHSANGDEAYALAKTQQYDAIVLDIMLPGRDGLSILQNLRKQSNNVPVLLLTARSELGERVEGLNLGADDYMTKPFYVEELVARLHALTRRVSGDRSSILQSGPLTVNLLTREVRAGDSAIRLTAREFSLLEYLMRSPGRVLTRTQMLEHVWGYDFDTETNLIDVHIQRLRKKLGPVVADCIETVRGVGYRFVKA from the coding sequence ATGAAAGTGCTTGTCGTGGAAGACGAGAAACGGATTGCAGGCTTCATCCGGAAAGGTCTTGAAGAGCACGGGATTATGGTGGAGCACAGCGCCAACGGTGACGAAGCCTACGCCTTGGCGAAAACGCAACAGTACGACGCGATCGTGCTCGACATTATGCTTCCGGGGCGCGACGGTTTGAGCATTCTTCAGAATCTGCGCAAACAGTCCAACAACGTGCCCGTACTGTTGCTTACGGCCCGGTCGGAACTGGGGGAACGAGTCGAAGGATTGAACCTGGGCGCCGACGACTATATGACAAAGCCGTTCTACGTGGAAGAACTGGTGGCTCGTCTGCATGCTTTGACGCGGCGCGTCTCCGGAGACCGGTCGAGCATCCTGCAGTCGGGGCCGTTGACCGTGAACCTGCTCACACGCGAGGTCCGGGCCGGCGACAGCGCAATTCGCCTGACCGCGCGCGAGTTCAGCCTGCTCGAGTATCTCATGCGTTCGCCCGGCCGGGTACTCACCCGGACCCAGATGTTGGAGCACGTCTGGGGTTACGACTTCGATACGGAAACGAACCTCATCGACGTGCACATTCAGCGTTTGCGTAAGAAACTCGGGCCGGTCGTGGCCGACTGCATCGAGACCGTGCGCGGTGTCGGTTACCGGTTCGTGAAAGCATGA
- a CDS encoding sugar phosphate isomerase/epimerase — MHATRRDFLKTGIIATAAALGTRALGAAEEPRWRVGLGLNGFMSSARVFHKAYALDDVLDFARREQFEGVELVEGWPRGGYPSSSDARAIASLKRPYEERGLRIYSFQNGGAGAYAADPAVRKAWLGTFRDRVRLAEALGCAFMGHWPGGNLAGNADVSQAIDNLASSYREAASMCADAGMHLSFEIEPPFVFNTLEHLQRIIEKTGHPACKTNYDPSHFDLMSGSRGKPEEMLRTLGVKHIGHVHLTDTDGTIFEGTSKHLPCGEGHCDIAASLKTLWDGGYQGWIMIDAWTTEDACHASLSGKKAVDAFLKTAGA; from the coding sequence ATGCATGCAACACGCCGTGATTTCCTGAAAACCGGCATTATCGCGACTGCGGCCGCGTTGGGGACACGTGCTCTTGGCGCGGCCGAGGAACCGCGTTGGCGTGTCGGATTGGGCCTGAACGGGTTCATGTCTTCCGCCCGAGTCTTTCACAAAGCCTATGCGCTCGATGACGTGCTGGATTTCGCGCGCCGCGAACAGTTCGAGGGCGTGGAGCTCGTCGAGGGCTGGCCGAGGGGCGGGTATCCCTCATCGTCGGACGCCCGCGCCATCGCGTCGCTGAAGAGGCCCTATGAGGAACGCGGCCTGCGCATCTATTCGTTCCAGAACGGGGGCGCGGGCGCATACGCGGCCGATCCGGCGGTGCGCAAGGCGTGGCTCGGCACTTTCCGCGATCGCGTGCGTCTTGCCGAAGCGCTCGGTTGCGCATTCATGGGCCATTGGCCGGGCGGCAACCTGGCAGGCAACGCCGACGTCAGCCAGGCGATCGACAACCTCGCGTCGAGCTACCGGGAAGCAGCCAGCATGTGCGCCGACGCGGGCATGCACCTGTCCTTCGAGATCGAGCCGCCGTTCGTCTTCAACACGCTGGAACACCTTCAGCGCATAATCGAGAAGACCGGCCATCCCGCCTGTAAGACCAACTACGACCCGAGCCATTTCGACCTCATGTCCGGCAGTCGCGGCAAACCGGAAGAAATGTTGCGCACTCTCGGTGTGAAGCATATCGGGCACGTCCACCTCACCGACACCGACGGAACCATTTTCGAGGGCACGTCCAAGCATCTTCCGTGCGGAGAGGGACATTGCGACATTGCCGCGTCGCTCAAAACGCTCTGGGATGGCGGCTATCAGGGCTGGATCATGATCGACGCATGGACGACAGAGGATGCCTGCCATGCGTCCCTCAGCGGCAAGAAAGCCGTCGATGCGTTCTTGAAGACCGCCGGCGCGTAA
- a CDS encoding methyltransferase domain-containing protein: MANAFRQSQILFTAHGYNVFAVLEDARSAEEVARAIGCSVRGTTMLLDGLTALELVEKSGGHYRNAKVASNCLVPGKPAYQGPILNHVRRSWDTWSQLPESIRTGTGVKKGSHKPSSEELRDFILGMSNIAFLSAPDLLEHIDISPFRRMLDVGGGPGTYTITFLKANPHLRATILDLPPVIEIAREQVAAAGLEDRVAFVPGDCTSADPGYGYDFALVSNVVHILSAEQNAQLVQKCHAALEPGGTLVIKDFLTDPDRSGPAFSLIFALHMLLHTEAGGTYSTEEVRRWTDNAGFLPGALKSLTPKTRLWVVRKPHEEGDR; this comes from the coding sequence ATGGCTAACGCCTTTCGTCAGTCCCAGATACTGTTTACAGCGCACGGTTACAATGTCTTTGCAGTCCTGGAGGACGCACGGAGCGCGGAGGAGGTGGCGCGCGCCATAGGGTGCAGCGTGCGCGGCACAACCATGCTGCTCGATGGCCTGACAGCCTTGGAACTGGTCGAGAAGAGCGGCGGCCATTACCGCAACGCGAAAGTCGCGTCCAACTGTCTCGTGCCCGGCAAGCCCGCGTACCAGGGGCCGATCCTGAATCACGTCCGCCGCAGTTGGGATACGTGGTCGCAACTGCCTGAGTCCATCCGCACGGGGACCGGCGTCAAGAAAGGCAGCCACAAGCCCTCCTCGGAGGAATTGCGCGATTTCATCCTCGGCATGAGCAATATCGCCTTTCTCAGCGCGCCGGACCTGCTCGAACACATTGATATCTCGCCGTTCCGGCGCATGCTTGACGTCGGCGGCGGCCCGGGCACGTATACGATTACTTTTCTGAAGGCCAATCCGCACTTGCGCGCCACAATCCTCGATCTGCCGCCCGTCATAGAGATTGCGCGCGAACAAGTCGCCGCCGCGGGTCTCGAGGACCGCGTCGCGTTTGTGCCGGGCGACTGCACATCGGCTGACCCGGGATACGGATATGATTTCGCGCTCGTTTCAAATGTCGTTCACATTCTCAGCGCGGAACAAAACGCGCAACTCGTGCAAAAATGTCACGCAGCACTCGAGCCCGGCGGCACGCTGGTCATCAAGGACTTCTTGACCGATCCGGACCGTTCCGGGCCCGCATTCAGTCTCATTTTTGCGCTGCACATGCTGCTGCACACGGAAGCGGGCGGCACCTACTCGACTGAAGAGGTGCGCCGTTGGACGGATAACGCGGGCTTTCTGCCCGGGGCACTGAAGAGCCTCACGCCCAAGACGCGTCTGTGGGTCGTAAGGAAGCCGCACGAAGAAGGAGACCGATGA
- a CDS encoding polysaccharide deacetylase family protein: MRITCLAAFLPSMAILLASPLLLAQTTPLSLVERLGFPAGTRVLIVNADDFGMNQAGTMATMDALRAGAVTSTTVMVPCPWFPLAASLAKEYPQANVGVHLTLTSEWGKYKWGPVLGRDAVPGLADELGYFHGDVGWVYLHAKPEEAEREIRAQVDRALAAGIDVTHIDSHMGTLQYNPKFHEVYLRVARDYRLPCRMAGRDIMTKALGGYLRDMAEEYGVLCPDKLYLDDPPSIEATEEYWKERIRSLPSGMVSEIYIHCGRDTEEMRATTGSWERRTADTEFFCKPETLAFIQEQGVELISYRELRHLQREGAPMPRVERYGW; encoded by the coding sequence ATGCGTATCACATGTCTCGCAGCCTTTCTCCCATCGATGGCCATTCTGCTTGCCTCGCCGCTCCTCTTGGCCCAGACGACTCCTCTGAGTCTGGTCGAACGGCTTGGTTTTCCGGCGGGTACGCGGGTGTTGATCGTAAATGCCGACGATTTCGGGATGAACCAGGCCGGGACGATGGCCACGATGGACGCCTTGCGCGCGGGCGCGGTGACCTCGACGACGGTCATGGTCCCCTGTCCGTGGTTCCCGCTGGCGGCGTCGCTGGCGAAGGAGTATCCGCAAGCGAACGTCGGCGTGCACCTGACCCTGACCAGCGAGTGGGGCAAGTACAAGTGGGGCCCGGTGCTGGGCCGTGACGCAGTGCCGGGACTGGCCGATGAATTGGGCTATTTCCACGGGGACGTGGGCTGGGTCTACCTGCATGCGAAGCCGGAAGAGGCGGAACGGGAAATCCGCGCACAGGTCGACAGGGCGCTTGCGGCGGGCATCGACGTGACGCATATCGACTCGCACATGGGCACGCTGCAATATAACCCCAAGTTCCATGAGGTGTACCTGCGCGTGGCGCGGGACTACCGGTTGCCGTGCCGGATGGCAGGACGGGACATCATGACCAAGGCGCTGGGCGGTTACCTGCGCGACATGGCGGAGGAATACGGCGTGTTATGTCCCGACAAGCTGTATCTGGACGACCCGCCGAGCATCGAGGCGACGGAAGAGTATTGGAAAGAGCGCATCCGGTCGCTTCCGTCCGGCATGGTCAGCGAAATCTACATTCATTGCGGACGCGACACGGAGGAGATGCGAGCCACGACGGGTTCCTGGGAGCGCCGCACGGCGGACACCGAGTTCTTCTGCAAGCCCGAGACGCTCGCATTCATTCAAGAGCAGGGTGTCGAACTGATCAGCTACCGTGAATTGCGGCATCTGCAGCGAGAAGGCGCGCCGATGCCCCGCGTCGAGCGCTACGGCTGGTAG